The Malus domestica chromosome 06, GDT2T_hap1 genome has a segment encoding these proteins:
- the LOC114825617 gene encoding uncharacterized protein isoform X1, giving the protein MATAPVKPPLHNFPFTFLKWGTKNATANNHNRYRRHASSEPASDPDSEPDRYNHVGSSRADRCRLSLIPCSENERRRSEERESDQEEEEAEVLLQKPWNLRPRIALATASFQKASGPNAAAAANREAQEPEGPNRSQSEMMQQQQPKSMRLRGLAEGQSVEKKKEKSKFWIALSKEEIEEDVFVMTGSRPPRRPKKRPKNVQKQLDSIFPGLWLLGVTADAYKSSDSPCKR; this is encoded by the exons ATGGCGACAGCGCCAGTGAAGCCGCCGCTGCACAACTTCCCATTCACATTCTTGAAATGGGGGACTAAGAACGCCACTGCCAACAACCACAACCGCTACCGCCGACACGCCTCCTCCGAACCGGCCTCCGACCCAGACTCCGAACCAGACCGCTATAACCACGTCGGGTCCTCCCGCGCCGATCGCTGCCGATTATCGTTGATCCCGTGCTCGGAAAACGAGCGTCGCAGGAGCGAGGAGCGGGAGAGCgatcaagaagaggaggaagctGAGGTGCTACTTCAGAAGCCATGGAATTTGAGGCCCAGAATAGCTCTGGCGACGGCGTCGTTTCAAAAGGCGAGTGGCCCTAACGCTGCGGCTGCTGCAAACCGGGAAGCGCAGGAACCGGAGGGGCCAAACCGGAGTCAGAGCGAAAtgatgcagcagcagcagccgaAGTCAATGAGGTTGAGGGGTCTGGCGGAGGGGCAGAgtgtggagaagaagaaggagaagagcaAGTTTTGGATCGCTTTGTCgaaggaggagattgaagagGACGTGTTCGTGATGACCGGGTCGAGGCCCCCCAGAAGGCCCAAGAAGCGGCCCAAGAATGTTCAGAAACAACTCGAT AGTATTTTTCCTGGGTTGTGGCTGCTTGGTGTCACTGCAGATGCTTATAAGTCTTCAGATTCTCCATGTaag AGGTAG
- the LOC114825617 gene encoding uncharacterized protein isoform X2 codes for MATAPVKPPLHNFPFTFLKWGTKNATANNHNRYRRHASSEPASDPDSEPDRYNHVGSSRADRCRLSLIPCSENERRRSEERESDQEEEEAEVLLQKPWNLRPRIALATASFQKASGPNAAAAANREAQEPEGPNRSQSEMMQQQQPKSMRLRGLAEGQSVEKKKEKSKFWIALSKEEIEEDVFVMTGSRPPRRPKKRPKNVQKQLDSIFPGLWLLGVTADAYKSSDSP; via the exons ATGGCGACAGCGCCAGTGAAGCCGCCGCTGCACAACTTCCCATTCACATTCTTGAAATGGGGGACTAAGAACGCCACTGCCAACAACCACAACCGCTACCGCCGACACGCCTCCTCCGAACCGGCCTCCGACCCAGACTCCGAACCAGACCGCTATAACCACGTCGGGTCCTCCCGCGCCGATCGCTGCCGATTATCGTTGATCCCGTGCTCGGAAAACGAGCGTCGCAGGAGCGAGGAGCGGGAGAGCgatcaagaagaggaggaagctGAGGTGCTACTTCAGAAGCCATGGAATTTGAGGCCCAGAATAGCTCTGGCGACGGCGTCGTTTCAAAAGGCGAGTGGCCCTAACGCTGCGGCTGCTGCAAACCGGGAAGCGCAGGAACCGGAGGGGCCAAACCGGAGTCAGAGCGAAAtgatgcagcagcagcagccgaAGTCAATGAGGTTGAGGGGTCTGGCGGAGGGGCAGAgtgtggagaagaagaaggagaagagcaAGTTTTGGATCGCTTTGTCgaaggaggagattgaagagGACGTGTTCGTGATGACCGGGTCGAGGCCCCCCAGAAGGCCCAAGAAGCGGCCCAAGAATGTTCAGAAACAACTCGAT AGTATTTTTCCTGGGTTGTGGCTGCTTGGTGTCACTGCAGATGCTTATAAGTCTTCAGATTCTCCAT AG